One window of the Salminus brasiliensis chromosome 1, fSalBra1.hap2, whole genome shotgun sequence genome contains the following:
- the xrn2 gene encoding 5'-3' exoribonuclease 2: MGVPAFFRWLSRKYPSIIVHCVEEKSKECNGVRIPVDTSKPNPNEVEFDNLYLDMNGIIHPCTHPEDKPAPKNEDEMMVAIFEYIDRLFNIVRPRRVLYMAIDGVAPRAKMNQQRSRRFRASKEGVELADEKQRMREEIFQRGGYLPPEEIKERFDSNCITPGTEFMDNLAKCLRYYIADRLSNDPGWRTITVFLSDASVPGEGEHKIMDFIRRQRAQPNHDPNTHHCLCGADADLIMLGLATHEPNFTIIREEFKPNKPRPCGLCGQIGHELKDCQGVAREKKGEHDEFADTIPVSEQEFIFIRLSVLREYLERELTMASLPFPFCFERSVDDWVFMCFFVGNDFLPHLPSLEIREGAIDRLVSIYKDVVHKTGGYLTENGFVNLERVELIMQAVGVAEDNIFKKRKDDEENFKRRMKEKKKRLKAEKGPAFLPGGQFAPQALGGRDRPMPVQNARHAAFDMRMQGNRYQQNKDAAASLKAMLKNGSKDSAGTSDGMDSRGVKRKAEDSDSEPEPEDNVRLWEAGWKQRYYKNKFDVDETDEEFRKKVVKSYVEGLCWVLRYYYQGCASWKWYFPFHYAPFASDFKDIKDMFQEFEKETKPFKPLEQLMGVFPAASGNFLPETWRALMTNPESSIIDFYPDDFAIDLNGKKYAWQGVALLPFVDERRLRAALAEVYPDLSTEEIRRNSLGSDVVFVGKSHPLCDFIQELYGSESREGTEIPPELCHGIQGTLYLDEDPILPDKPVESPIPMLRDIQCSSAVGIKFKDPQYEDCHVFKAVVLPGAKIPNKVLKPGDWERSNSGPWRPQLGFNPNRHQAHLDQSAFRTLGHHVNRYQQGSQGPPRAGQYSNAPPPNVYHQGNYRPPLRDHQPPFQHSRQHGFPRAPPPSHPQQYPRPQHGGHGWDRAMQAQGSAYQHDAQRGRGGPGGYHQHPPRRDDRRQEGYNSARNFALPPQTRRYNWN; this comes from the exons ATGGGAGTGCCCGCGTTTTTCCGCTGGCTGAGTCGAAAATATCCGTCTATAATTGTCCACTGTGTGGAGGAGAAG TCTAAGGAATGCAATGGAGTTCGAATTCCAGTTGACACCAGTAAACCCAACCCAAACGAGGTGGAGTTTGACAACCTCTATTTGGACATGAATGGCATCATCCACCCTTGCACACATCCTGAAGACAA GCCAGCACCCAAAAATGAAGATGAAATGATGGTTGCCATTTTCGAATACATTGATCGGCTCTTCAACATTGTTCGTCCAAGAAGAGTTCTTTACATGGCAATTGATGGAGTT GCTCCTCGTGCCAAAATGAACCAGCAGCGGTCCAGGCGATTCCGAGCCTCCAAAGAAGGGGTGGAGCTTGCTGACGAAAAACAGAGGATGAGAGAGGAGATTTTTCAGAGGG GAGGGTACCTGCCACCTGAGGAAATCAAAGAACGATTTGACAGCAATTGCATCACTCCA gGCACAGAGTTCATGGACAACTTGGCCAAGTGCTTGCGATATTATATTGCAGATAGGTTGTCCAATGATCCTGGATGGCGTACAATCACA GTCTTTCTGTCTGATGCCAGTGTTCCTGGAGAAGGGGAACATAAGATCATGGATTTTATCAGGAGACAGAGAG cTCAACCAAACCATGACCCAAATACACATCATTGTCTCTGTGGTGCTGATG CTGATCTGATTATGTTGGGCCTGGCCACACATGAGCCCAACTTTACCATTATCCGTGAAGAGTTCAAGCCCAACAAACCTAGACCATGTGGTCTTTGTGGACAAATTGGCCATGAGCTTAAAGACTGCCAGGGAGTTgccagagagaagaaaggagag CATGATGAATTTGCAGACACAATCCCAGTGTCTGAACAGGAATTTATATTCATTAGACTGTCTGTTCTAAGAGAG TATCTGGAACGAGAGCTGACTATGGCCAGCCTGCCTTTTCCCTTCTGCTTTGAGAGGAGTGTGGATGACTGGGTCTTCATGTGCTTCTTTGTGGGAAATGATTTCCTGCCCCATTTACCCTCTTTAGAAATCAG GGAGGGTGCCATTGATCGACTTGTGTCCATTTACAAAGATGTTGTGCATAAGACTGGG GGTTACCTCACTGAGAATGGCTTTGTCAACCTGGAGCGGGTAGAGCTCATAATGCAGGCTGTTGGAGTTGCTGAAGACAACATCTTCAAGAAACGCAAAGATGATGAG GAGAATTTTAAAAGGAgaatgaaggagaagaagaaacgATTGAAA GCTGAGAAGGGCCCAGCTTTTCTCCCAGGAGGTCAGTTTGCCCCCCAGGCACTGGGGGGCAGAGACCGACCCATGCCTGTGCAGAATGCACGTCATGCTGCGTTTGATATGAGAATGCAAGGAAATCGTTACCAGCAAAACaag GATGCTGCTGCATCCCTGAAAGCCATGTTGAAGAATGGGAGCAAG GATTCTGCTGGGACTAGTGATGGTATGGACAGCCGTGGCGTAAAGAGGAAAGCAGAAGACAGCGACAGTGAGCCAGAGCCTGAAGATAATGTCAG GTTATGGGAGGCAGGCTGGAAGCAGCGTTATTACAAGAACAAGTTTGACGTGGACGAGACTGATGAAGAATTTCGCAAAAAAGTGGTCAAGTCTTATGTGGAGGGCCTGTGCTGGGTTCTTAGATACTACTACCAG GGCTGTGCATCCTGGAAGTGGTACTTTCCATTCCACTATGCACCGTTTGCATCTGACTTCAAAGACATCAAGGACATGTTCCAGGAGTTTGAAAAAGAGACCAAGCCT ttCAAACCTCTGGAACAGCTAATGGGAGTATTTCCTGCAGCCAGTGGGAATTTTTTGCCCGAAACATGGAGGGCACTGATGACCAACCCT GAGTCATCAATCATTGACTTTTATCCTGATGACTTTGCAATAGATTTGAATGGGAAGAAATACGCCTGGCAGG GTGTTGCTTTGTTGCCGTTTGTTGATGAACGAAGGCTGCGGGCAGCCTTGGCAGAAGTCTACCCTGATTTAAGCACAGAAGAAA TCAGAAGAAATAGTCTGGGGAGTGATGTGGTGTTTGTGGGGAAATCACACCCCCTGTGTGATTTTATTCAGGAACTCTATGGTTCAGAATCTCGTGAG GGCACCGAAATTCCTCCAGAGCTGTGCCATGGAATCCAAGGTACATTATATCTTGATGAAGATCCTATTCTACCAGATAA ACCAGTTGAATCTCCCATCCCAATGTTGAGAGATATTCAGTGTAGCAGCGCAGTGGG AATCAAATTCAAGGATCCACAGTATGAGGACTGTCATGTGTTCAAGGCTGTTGTCCTTCCTGGGGCTAA GATtccaaataaagtgttaaaGCCTGGTGACTGGGAAAGGTCTAATAGTGGACCATGGAGACCTCAGCTGGGGTTCAACCCCAACCGCCATCAAGCCCATCTGGATCAGTCTGCCTTCAGGACGTTAGG CCATCATGTGAACAGGTATCAGCAAGGAAGTCAAGGCCCACCCCGTGCTGGTCagtacagcaatgctccacctcCCAACGTATATCATCAAGGAAACTACAGGCCACCTCTCAGAGACCACCAACCCCCATTCCAGC ATTCCAGACAGCATGGGTTTCCAAGGGCACCTCCCCCATCACATCCACAGCAGTACCCAAG GCCCCAGCATGGTGGCCATGGTTGGGACCGAGCAATGCAAGCTCAAGGCTCTGCCTACCAACATGATGCACAGAGAGGTCGTGGAGGACCAGGCGGCTACCACCAGCACCCGCCGCGCAGAGACGACCGCAGACAGGAG ggTTACAATTCTGCAAGAAATTTTGCCCTACCTCCACAGACGAGACGCTACAACTGGAATTGA